The genomic interval TGTCGCCCGGGGTGACATAGCGGTGGCCGTAGCTGACGCCATGGCCGCCGGGGACCCGCTTGACCAGTGCGATCGACGCCGACAGCGTCATCACCGGGCGCAGTCCGAAGTCGCCGGGGACGCCGAGCTCGGGGCTGGGCGAGATGCCGTAGGTCGCGATGCCGGTGCGGACGAGGTCGAAGTGGCTCTCCGGAAGGGTGAGCGTGGCGGGCGAGTTGGCGATGTGCCGCACCTCGGGGCGCACGCCCCGGCCCTCGGCGTGCGCCAGCATCTCCCGGAAGAGGGTGAGCTGGGCGGTGATGGAGGGATGGCCGGGCTCGTCGGCGCAGGCGAAGTGCGACCAGAGCCCGGTGACGCGCAGGAGTCCTTCGGACTGTGCGCGCAGGGCCTCGGCGACCAGCTCGGCCCAGTCCTCGCCGGGCTGGCAGCCGTTACGCCCGAGGCCGGTGTCGGCCTTGAGCTGCACGCGCGCGGGGACACCTGCTTCGCGGGCCGCCGCGACGAGCTCCCGCAGCGCCCACATCCCGCTGACGGAGACGTCGAGGTCGGCCTCGATCGCCTCCCGCCAGGGGCCGCCGGGCGTCCACAGCCAGCACATGATCCGCCCCGGCAGCCCCGCCTTCCGCAGCGCCAGAGCCTCCTCCGGCGTGGCGGTGCCGAGCCATCGCGCGCCCGCCTCGACCGCGGCGCGGGCACAGGGCACCGCGCCGTGGCCGTAGGCGTCGGACTTGACCACGGCCATGAGGGCCGCGCCCGACGCGCGGGCGCGCAGGGCCCGCACATTGGCCC from Streptomyces sp. CC0208 carries:
- the alr gene encoding alanine racemase, yielding MNETATAPTAPLRARAEIDLAALRANVRALRARASGAALMAVVKSDAYGHGAVPCARAAVEAGARWLGTATPEEALALRKAGLPGRIMCWLWTPGGPWREAIEADLDVSVSGMWALRELVAAAREAGVPARVQLKADTGLGRNGCQPGEDWAELVAEALRAQSEGLLRVTGLWSHFACADEPGHPSITAQLTLFREMLAHAEGRGVRPEVRHIANSPATLTLPESHFDLVRTGIATYGISPSPELGVPGDFGLRPVMTLSASIALVKRVPGGHGVSYGHRYVTPGDTTLGLVPVGYADGIPRHASGAGPVLVDGKWRTVAGRIAMDQFVVDLGGDEPPTGTRAVLFGPGDRGEPTAEDWAQAAGTIAYEIVTRIGTRVPRVYVNEEQAG